The Fluviispira sanaruensis sequence CTTGTTCAACCCAATATTCACTTTTTTTGATATCGATCACCATACGGTGTAATCTGCCAGAAAAAATAGCGCTATTGTAAGCTGAACGCACTTGGGCTGTGAAATTACGCAGAGAACTTGACATTTGAGAGTCTATCGAAAGTGTTAAATTGGGTAAAATGACCCCTGCAATAGCGCCAATAATGCCAAGAACAATGATAATTTCTATCAGCGTAAAACCAGATTCTGCTAGAACTTTATTTTTAGTGGTAAGAGAAAACGGTTTTTTAGAGAAAAACGATTTCAGTTTGCAGCTCCTGCTTCGACTGTTTTACAATCAAGTTTTTTACCATTTAGGTAACAAAGCGATTCATTGCTTCCAGGTTGACCGTCTTTACCATTTGAAATAATAAGAGGGCCTTTATTTGTTAATTTATAATCAAAAGTATTATCCCATCCGTCATGTAGATCTTGTTCTACAGCGATAGGGGTTCCAGGGTTTGTAGTGAGTGCTTGTAAACCTTGTGCTGTTGTTGGAAATTTTCCGAAAGAGAGTTGGTATTGGATTAATTTAGATTGCAGTGTGTAAGCTTTTGTGTCTGTGATACCTGACTTTGCATTGTCTGTACCACCAGAAATTCGGCTGACAATAACACCCATTAAGGTACCAATAATAGCAACAACGATAATTATTTCTAAAATGGAAAATCCTGCCTGAGCTGTGAGTTGTTTTTTGATTTTTAAATATTTATTGAGATTCATAAATTGCGCACTCCAAATGGCTAAAAGAAATTTTATTATACTGAATAACCTTGCTAATGCAACCCATTCATAGCTTCGAGCATGGGACCCATGACGGACATCACCATTAAAAATACCATTCCTGCCATAAAAACCATAATGATTGGTCCAAGTAATTTTGTAGTGATTTCAACTTGATTATTTACATCTTCATCGTAGACCTCTGAGATATTAAATAACATATCTTCTAACTGTCCGGTTTTTTCGCCTGTACGTAACATATGAATAACCATTGTTGGAAAGCGCCCTGTTCTTTCAAGAGCCGTGGCAAGTTTATCTCCATCTTGCACTTTAACTATGGCCTCATCAAGCGCTTTTTCCATGACACTGTTACCAACAACTTTGCGTGTGAGTTGAAGAGCTTCAACAATACGAACACCACTGGATAAAACTGTGGAAAGGGTTTTTGAAAAACGTGAGACTGTTACTTTTTGAATCAGAGGGCTGATAATGGGTGCTGTGTATAAAAATAAATCAATTTTATATTTACCTTTTTCAGTTTTTGACCAAGAAAAGAGGGCAAAACCAATTAAGATAAAAATAATGAGAAAAGGTAACCACCAAGCTTGGAGAAAATTTGATAAGTCATTCATAATCACGGTGTACCAAGGTAACGTAACTTTAATCGCAGTAAAAGACTTTATCATTTCGGGCATAATTTTTACAAATAAGAAAATAGTCACTAAGATTGCAACGACGATCATAAACGCAGGATAAGTTAATGCTCCGACAATTTTTCTTCTAATTTCTATTTGATAATTAATAAATTCGGATAAGCGCTGCATCACAAGCGGAAGTGCTCCTGCTTTTTCTGCAGCTGCAATCATATTTATATAAATAGAACTAAAAACTTTTGGATATGTTCTGTGAGCATCGGAAAGGGATTTTCCTTCTGATACAAGTTCTCGGATACGAATATAAATAGCTTTTAATTCTTCGTTTTCGACTTGCTCGGAAACAGCTCTGAGAGCGTCATTTATGTCAACAGCAGAGCGTAATAAAATTGCAAATTGTTTTGTGGCAAGCGCAAGATCTTCAGGTTTAGGTGGTTTACGATTCAGTTTTGTTATAAAACTTGTGCTTCCTTCAGCAGCATTGGCGCGATTGTCCACCTTCATTTCTATTATATAAATGCCTTGTTTTTTTAATTTGATCCTTGCATCACGTGGAGATTCAGCTTCAATAAAAGCTTTTACTTTTTTTCCTGTTTTTGCATATTGACCTTTGTAAGAATACAAGGGCATGGCTATAATACCTCGTTATCACTTTCGGTTTGAGTGGCAAAAAGAGCTTCTTCAAGTGTTGTTTCCCCTTTGAGAAATCTTTCTTGCGCAGAGTCTCTAAGTGTTTTCATCCCACGCTGAACACACATTCTTTTTAAACTAGCACCATCAGAGCTTTTGAGCACAAAGTTACGAATGTGTTCATCGAATACAAGCAATTCGTAAATCCCTATACGCCCAGAATAACCTGAAGATTTACATGCTTGACAACCATTTTCTTTAGCTTTGTAGAATACCTTGCCTTCTGTTTGCTTCGCACTTAATCCCAACAGTCCAAGTTCTTCTGCTGTGTGGACGGTTTGCACACGACAAGTTTGACAGACTTTACGCACCAAACGCACTGCGAGAATCCCGACAACAGCTGTCGTGATTTGGAACGGCTCAATACCAAAGTCGACAAGGCGCGTCACCGATGCTGCTGTGTCATTCGTATGTAATGTGCTTAACACAAGGTGACCGGTAATCGATGCTTGTACAGCTATTTGCGCAGTTTCTGAGTCACGAATTTCACCAATTAAAATAATATTCGGGTTTTGTCTGAGGATAGAGCGCAAAGCGGCTGCAAAAGTAAGTCCCGCTTTTTCGTTGACTTCTACTTGGCTCACGCCAGGAAGTTGGATTTCGACAGGGTCTTCAACAGTTATGATACTCACATCAGGTTTGTTAATAGACATGAGCGCAGATGCAAGCGTCGTGGTTTTACCTGACCCAGTTGGGCCTGTGACGAGTACGATACCGTGTTTTTGATTGATAATGGTCTTGAAGTTTTTCAGGAGCATTTTGGGCATTCCGATGTCATCAAGATCCGGCATACCACCAGATTTATCGAGTATACGTAAAACAATGCGTTCACCAAATTTTATAGGAAGAGTGCTTACGCGCACATCGATTTCTCGAGTTCCTACCTTTAGAGTGATACGTCCATCTTGAGGTAAGCGGCTTTCTGCAATATTTAATTTTGCTAGTATTTTAATACGGGTTGTGACACTCGACTGATATTTTTTGGGAATCACTCTCACTTCACGCAGACGTCCATCAATACGAAAGCGCACGGAAACACGATCTTCAAAAGGTTCTATGTGAATATCCGATGCTTTTTCGGTGATACTACGACGAATGATAGCTGTAACTTCTTTACGCACAGGTGCTTCTTCGTTATCTTGCAAAAGATTGTGCGCAACATCAAGCCCTTCTATTCCACCAATGTCGTCATCAGCTGTCAGCCCTTTTCCCTGATCTGCAAGTTCCTGGCGTTCGAATACATTGTTAATAGCTCCTTCTATAAAATCACGAGGTGCTACAATTCTTTTAATATTTTTATTTAAAATAACTCTCAGATCATCAATGCTAATTGTGTCAAGAGGATTGGATACTGCAACTGTTACGTTAAGGTCGTCTTCTGCAATCGGTAAAATCATGTGCTGTAAACAAAAACTAATATTTAAATTTCGAATAATTTTTGGATTTATTTCGTTATATGGAAAATGTTCTTGAAACTCTAAATTGAGAAAAATAGCAAGCGCTTTTGCTTTATCGGTTTCTTGTAAGACATCATTTTCAACTAAAATATCCCCAATATGAATATTATTTGTCGCTTGTTCTATAAGTGCTTCATCTATTTGCTTTTGCGTGATACGAAATTTTTCGATTAAAATATCTTCAAAAGTTTTATTTTTATTTAAAAGTTCAGGATACTCTTCAACACTCTTTTTTAAAGTGATTTTAGAAAGAATATCATCTAAGTTAACAATGTTTTCTTTTTCAAATGGCTTCGTAGGCATAAGGCTTTCTCACCTCCTTTTTATTGGAATGGAGGAGGTGGTGGTGGAGGTGGAGGTGAAGGAAAGCCAAAGCCGCCTCCGCCTGTACCAGAATTTGAAGAAGGTGCATTGATAGGGTTTGGATCTTCACTGGGTAAGACAACTCTTTTTGTAACAGGTGCGGGTTCGAAAGTTTGATTTTTCTCACTTTCAATTTGCTCTTCTGTTTTTGGTGGAGCTATAGGTGCTTTTCCTGCCTCTTCGCTCGGTAGTTTTGAATAAAACTCTTCTTCTTTAAATTTATCACCATAAAAAGCTTTTAAGAATAAATCTCTGTCCTTGATCTTTTCTGTATAAATTTTTTCAAGATCATCGGAGTTACGAACAATATGTGGCGTAACAAATAATGTAAGACTGGTTTTTTTCTTCACTTTGCTAATTGTTTTAAAGAGCCAGCCTAATATCGGAATATCTCCAAGCAAAGGAACTTTTGCTTCTGTAATTTTATGGCTGTCTTGAGTGATACCTCCCAAAACCGCAGTTTGTGAGTTTTGTACGATAAGAGTGGATTCAGCGGAGCGCTTGCTGATAGGGTTTGGATAACCATTTTCTCCCGCTGGGCCAGCATCATCGAGCTGTAAATTGATCTTCATTGAGACAAAGTCAGTGCGCGATATTTGGGGAGTTATTTTTAAAGATGTTGTTACGTCATATTTATTTACAGACTGAACAGTACCTTGTCCATTTGGGTTCGAGGTATTTGTTACGGTACTGTATTGCTGATTAGACTGAAAGTTTGCTGTTTCGTTGTCTGAAACCATCATACTTGGTGTTTGTAAAATATTGGTATTGGAGTCCTGCTTTAATGCAAACAAAAGAGCGCCAGGGGTTAAAGTAAATGGCCCAAGATTTATCGATTTGTTACTTAAAATACCGAGCATGAAATTATTTCCCGCTCCTTGTAAGGCCGCTGCATTTACTGTTGTATTGGTCTGTTGCACGACAAAAGGAGCTGCTTGAGCGGCATTAAAGCCAAAGGGCATTAAATATCTGCCATCACTAAGTGTTGCGCCACCTAAGGTCGAAGGCTTCCAGTTAAAGTCATTTCCGACAGCCATATCAACTATACTTGCTTCGACATAAACCTGTGCTCTGCGTTTATCGAGCTGGGCAATAATGCCATCGAGTTCGTCGTAGGCGGATTTACTGCCTTGAATAACAAGTGCATTTGTTGCCTTGTCGGCTGTGACTTTCACGCCATTTAAATCGGCAACTGCTGGTGCTTGTGGCTGCGGCCCTGCATTGGGAGCACCCGGTGGAGGAGGAGGTGGTTGGAAATATGCTGGACGAAAGGGCGAATTTTGCGGACGTGTACTTTGGGTCAACGCTTGTAAAGTTTGAGCAAGTTTTTCAGCGTCGGCATAGTCGAGAGGTCGAACACGCACCATTGTTTGTGAGTTTTGATCCACCGCAGGTTTGTCTATGCGTTGAACAAAGCGAACGATATCGTCCAAGCCGTTTGCTGGGCCAACGAGGATAATGGAATTCGTTCTTTCGTCGGTAAGAACCTTTTGTAAGCTTAAGGAAGGTCCGTTACGATTACCAAAAATATCGTTGACTTTTGCGACAGCGTCTTTGGCATCCATGTAATTAATAGGTACAATTGAAACCAAAGGTTGGTTGGTTTTTGAGTCTAGTAATTTGATCACTTCAAGAATGCGTCGAATTCGATTGCCTGTGTCTGTCAGAATAAGCGAGTTTGTCGTCGTAAAAGCAGCGTATTGTGTGATGCCAAGCAAAGGCCTCAGTTGATTGATCACACTGTTGGCGTCTATATATTTGAGCGGAATAACTTGATTGATAATTTCATCGGTTGAAGGTGACCAGTTTTCTCCATAATAAGTTTTTATATTAGAAGATTTAGCATTGGCAATTGGGAGAATTTTTACGACAGATCCTGTTTCCACTGTTGTGAAACCAGAAATATTAAGAGCACTTAAAAATGCTTGATAAGCCTCTTCTTTTGTCACAGGTTCAGGTGATATAATAGAAATTCTTGAAGAACCGGCCACGCCTTGAGCAAGGACAAAGTTTTTACCAGTCCACAGACCTATGGTTTTAATAATATCGCTTAAATTTGCCCCATTTGGAAAGTCAATGCTAACGAGTTCTTTGCCATGTGGGATTTCATCAGCGGGATTGATTTTTTTATTTTTATCCTGGGATTTTGCTGCGCCATCCTTTTGTTTGTCTTGAATATGTGGCGATGAAATGGGTGGCTGTGGTTGCGTTTGTAAACCTGATTGGGAAGATGGAATTTTTGCTGGGTTTGGAGCTTTAATTGTTTGAGAATCCTTAACTTTGCCGTTAGCAGGCAAAGCAGGCTGATTGGGTGTTTTATTGGGCTGCGGATTTTTTGGATCAACATTCGCAGGACTTACTGGTTGATTAGAAGTTTTATTAAGATCTTTTGGGGGAGAGGGTGGTAAAGGAGGAATAGGAGGAGTTTGTGCAATGACGGTACTATTGAAAACAAGACTCGCAACAGTTGTCATTAAGCTGAAATTAAATTTCCTATTGTATCCTATCCTTAAAAAGCATTTATTTTCTGTTCTTTTTTTCAATTTCTGATTCATCGAACTGTTACCTTTTTAGTCATATGCATACCCGCTCTACTGATTTCAACAATTATATTAGTTTCGTCTTGCATAGCTTCATATAATTTAAAGCCCTGAGAGGGATCCTCAAGTTTAATTCCATTTACTGATGTGATTACGTCGCCATTTTCCAGATTCATTTTATCAAAGAGACTCCCTGCCGTGATTGCAAAAATTTTAAATCCAATTGTTTTGCCATTTGAAACTTCGGGAACAAGACGAGCTGAATTTAGGATTTTTGAAAACCCTGGTCCAATCTGATCGTCAACAAAATCTGATGTAAATTCATAAGTCTGTCCATCGCTATTGTTGTTTTTATCACTCTCTATTGGATAACGTGATTGCGTTCCAGTTGAAAGACAAATTTTTGTATTTGCTTGTCGTATTTGCACTGTTGAGGGAGTTGGTATTTTATAAACTTCATATGTTTCGTTATCGATGATGCTTTGTCCTTCATGATAGACATCTGCAGTTTGAATTCTTGGATCCTTAAAGGTAACAAGATTTGTTTTTGGATTTCCTGTAAATAAAATTCCGACAAGTTCAACTGGAAGTTTTTCATTATTTTTAGAACAAGCAATGGCATCAAAGTTTTGAATGAGCCCATTATTTTCTGCTGAGTCTTCTGCAGGGATTTCACCTGAAATATTAAAAATATTACGGTCAATAACTTTTTTTTGTATTTGGGGATAAGTAACTTTAGCTGATAAAATAAGAGGATTGTAAACTTGTTTAGAGTTATTTTGTTTTGAGATTGGTGCTTCTATAAGATAAAGCGAAGCAAAAGTATTTACTATATTTGACAGAATAATACAGGAGCCAAAAGTTATTGATAAATTACGTACAAAAAATAAGTCTTTTATATTTAAATTTGTAATGAGCTTTGGTGCTTTAAATTTATTAAAAAATTCAGGATCCTTTAATTTAGCAAAGAGTTTACTGTT is a genomic window containing:
- a CDS encoding type II secretion system protein GspG; translation: MNLNKYLKIKKQLTAQAGFSILEIIIVVAIIGTLMGVIVSRISGGTDNAKSGITDTKAYTLQSKLIQYQLSFGKFPTTAQGLQALTTNPGTPIAVEQDLHDGWDNTFDYKLTNKGPLIISNGKDGQPGSNESLCYLNGKKLDCKTVEAGAAN
- a CDS encoding type II secretion system F family protein — protein: MPLYSYKGQYAKTGKKVKAFIEAESPRDARIKLKKQGIYIIEMKVDNRANAAEGSTSFITKLNRKPPKPEDLALATKQFAILLRSAVDINDALRAVSEQVENEELKAIYIRIRELVSEGKSLSDAHRTYPKVFSSIYINMIAAAEKAGALPLVMQRLSEFINYQIEIRRKIVGALTYPAFMIVVAILVTIFLFVKIMPEMIKSFTAIKVTLPWYTVIMNDLSNFLQAWWLPFLIIFILIGFALFSWSKTEKGKYKIDLFLYTAPIISPLIQKVTVSRFSKTLSTVLSSGVRIVEALQLTRKVVGNSVMEKALDEAIVKVQDGDKLATALERTGRFPTMVIHMLRTGEKTGQLEDMLFNISEVYDEDVNNQVEITTKLLGPIIMVFMAGMVFLMVMSVMGPMLEAMNGLH
- a CDS encoding GspE/PulE family protein, translated to MPTKPFEKENIVNLDDILSKITLKKSVEEYPELLNKNKTFEDILIEKFRITQKQIDEALIEQATNNIHIGDILVENDVLQETDKAKALAIFLNLEFQEHFPYNEINPKIIRNLNISFCLQHMILPIAEDDLNVTVAVSNPLDTISIDDLRVILNKNIKRIVAPRDFIEGAINNVFERQELADQGKGLTADDDIGGIEGLDVAHNLLQDNEEAPVRKEVTAIIRRSITEKASDIHIEPFEDRVSVRFRIDGRLREVRVIPKKYQSSVTTRIKILAKLNIAESRLPQDGRITLKVGTREIDVRVSTLPIKFGERIVLRILDKSGGMPDLDDIGMPKMLLKNFKTIINQKHGIVLVTGPTGSGKTTTLASALMSINKPDVSIITVEDPVEIQLPGVSQVEVNEKAGLTFAAALRSILRQNPNIILIGEIRDSETAQIAVQASITGHLVLSTLHTNDTAASVTRLVDFGIEPFQITTAVVGILAVRLVRKVCQTCRVQTVHTAEELGLLGLSAKQTEGKVFYKAKENGCQACKSSGYSGRIGIYELLVFDEHIRNFVLKSSDGASLKRMCVQRGMKTLRDSAQERFLKGETTLEEALFATQTESDNEVL
- the gspD gene encoding type II secretion system secretin GspD, which gives rise to MNQKLKKRTENKCFLRIGYNRKFNFSLMTTVASLVFNSTVIAQTPPIPPLPPSPPKDLNKTSNQPVSPANVDPKNPQPNKTPNQPALPANGKVKDSQTIKAPNPAKIPSSQSGLQTQPQPPISSPHIQDKQKDGAAKSQDKNKKINPADEIPHGKELVSIDFPNGANLSDIIKTIGLWTGKNFVLAQGVAGSSRISIISPEPVTKEEAYQAFLSALNISGFTTVETGSVVKILPIANAKSSNIKTYYGENWSPSTDEIINQVIPLKYIDANSVINQLRPLLGITQYAAFTTTNSLILTDTGNRIRRILEVIKLLDSKTNQPLVSIVPINYMDAKDAVAKVNDIFGNRNGPSLSLQKVLTDERTNSIILVGPANGLDDIVRFVQRIDKPAVDQNSQTMVRVRPLDYADAEKLAQTLQALTQSTRPQNSPFRPAYFQPPPPPPGAPNAGPQPQAPAVADLNGVKVTADKATNALVIQGSKSAYDELDGIIAQLDKRRAQVYVEASIVDMAVGNDFNWKPSTLGGATLSDGRYLMPFGFNAAQAAPFVVQQTNTTVNAAALQGAGNNFMLGILSNKSINLGPFTLTPGALLFALKQDSNTNILQTPSMMVSDNETANFQSNQQYSTVTNTSNPNGQGTVQSVNKYDVTTSLKITPQISRTDFVSMKINLQLDDAGPAGENGYPNPISKRSAESTLIVQNSQTAVLGGITQDSHKITEAKVPLLGDIPILGWLFKTISKVKKKTSLTLFVTPHIVRNSDDLEKIYTEKIKDRDLFLKAFYGDKFKEEEFYSKLPSEEAGKAPIAPPKTEEQIESEKNQTFEPAPVTKRVVLPSEDPNPINAPSSNSGTGGGGFGFPSPPPPPPPPPFQ